TACCAGGAGCTGGAATCTCAACAAGCTGGGAtctccaggagctggaattCCCTGGAGCTGAAATTCCCAGGAGCCAGAATTCCTAGGATTTGGGGACCCCAAGAGTTGGATTCCCCCATAATCGAGAATCTCCAGGAACTGGAATCCTCAGGATTTGGAATCCCCAAGATCTGGAATGCCCAGGATCAGGAATCCCCACACTCTGGAATCTCCAGAATCTGGAATTCCCAGGATCAGAAATCTCCAGAATCTGGAATCCCCAGGACCAGGAATCTCCAGGATCAGGAATCCCCAGAATCTGGAATCTCCAGAATCTGGAATCTCCAGAATGTGGAAACCCCAGGATTTGGAATCTCCAGGATCAGAAATTCCCAGGATCTGGAATCTCCAGGATCTGGAATCTCCAGGATCTGGAATCCCCAGGATCAGAAATACCCAGGATCTGGAATTCGCAGGATCTAGAATTCGCAGGATCTGAAATCCCCCGGATCTGGAATCCCCAGGATCAGAAATCCCCAGGATCTGGAACCTCCAGAATCTGGAATCCCCAGGATCTGGAATCCCCAGGATTTGGAATCCCCAGGATCTGGAATTCCCAGAATCTGGAATCCCCAGGATCAGAAATCCCCAGAATCTGGAATCCCCAGAATCTGGAATCCCCAGCACCCGCACACCCCAGTACCTCAGCCGGTCCCCAGGGCCGCGTCCCCGAGGCTCGGGTGCCACCCGTGACAGTGACGGTGACAGTGACGGTGACCCGAGCGCTGCCCCAGCCGCGATCCCGATCCCGTCAAAAAAGgcaaagcagctccagcagctccggGCCGGCAGCGCCGCGCCCGCGCCTCGGGATATTTTTAGCCCGGGAGTGTTTAAAGTGGATAAAGCCCCGAATTAAGCGATCCTTCAGGCCGGGCCGGGAACGGGGGGAGGAaccggggagggggggggaCGGGAACATCCCTGGGGAGAACGGGAACATCTCTGGGAGAACGGGAATAACCCCGGGGAGAACGGGAATAACCCTGGGAGAACGGGAATAACCCCGGGGAGACCGGGAACATCCCTGGGAGAACGGGAATAACCCCGGGGAGAACAGGAATAACCCCGGGGAGACCGGGAACATCCCTGGGAGAACGGGAATAACCCCGGGGAGAACAGGAATAACCCCGGGGAGGGCGGGAATAACCCTGGGAGAACGGGAATAACCCTGGGAGAACAGGAATAACCATGGGAGAACAGGAATAACCCCGGGGAGACCGGGAATATTTCTGGGAAGGATGGAAAGAGCTCTGGAAGGACAGCAATGCCTCTGGTAAGGATGGAAATATTCCTGGGGAGGATGGGAATAGCCCTGGAAGGATGGACAGATCCCCCAGGACGGACAGACATGTTCCCAGGAAGGACAGACACCACCCTGGACAGATCCCTCCGGCCTCGCCCCTCACCAGCCCCGCTccgggctgggagcaggagaacGGCCCCGTCCTGTCCCCGCCGTCACATCTCGGACACGGCTGGCCCCAAGAATGTCCCCAAGGGGGTCCCAAGGATGTCCCAAAGGATGTCCCCAATGATATCCCCAGGGATGTCCTCAGGGATGTCCCTGAAGGTGCCCCAAGGATGTCCCAAAGGATGCCTCCAGGGATGTCTCTAAAGGTGTCCCAACGGTGTCCCAAGGGTGTCCCAAAGCTGTCCCCAaggctgtccccaaggctgtCACCCAAGCACGGCCGAGGGACCCGCGGTGCCACCAGGGCGTGGCCATTGGCAGCCTCGGGCGGGGGGGGTCCCGGTTCAGCACAACCCCCCCGGTACCCCCTCACCCCATTCCCGTTCCCTCAGGGGGGCTGAGGGGGGGTTGTGGGGGGTCTCTcccacccaaaattccctgcGAGCCccgggatggggctgggggcgtcACGCCGGACTTTGAGGGGGGGGTTCATTtgcctcccccctccccaaaaccagcaTCACCTTTATCGGACCCCCGGCACCCGGGGGTTGCCCCGGTGCCCCCTCGGGAcccccggggctggcggggggGGGCAGAGCGGGGCTCGGGCGGCCCCCCCGGGGCCCCCCCCCGCCTGACCTACTTAGCGGATTCCTGCCGGCGGATCCCGGCAGCCGCCCGGGCTCCGGCTCCATGAATAAGTGATGGGACACGCGCTCAGGGCTGCGCCGGGGGGGGCGCCGGGCCCGAAACGCCCCCGGACCCAACCGCGAACCCCCCCTGCCCCGAAAACCCCGGACCCGAAACACCCCAGCCCCGCAGTCACAACCCCCCCGGCCCCGAACCCCGAACCTCCCCGGCCCCGAAACCCCCCGGCCCCAACAGCCCCGGCCCCGAACTCACAACCCCCCGGCCCAGAAACCCTCCCAGTCCCACACCCGAAACCCCCCGGCCCCGAACGCCCCCGGCCCGGACCCCCCCCGGCCCCatgcccagaaccccccagCCCCGAACGCCCCCGGCTCGGAACCCCCCCGGCCCCGAACTCATAACCCCCCAGCCCTGAATTCCCTGGCCCAGAACCTCCCCAGTCCCACAGCCTCGCCCCCCACCCGGCCCcatgccccaaacccccccaaagcCCTGGGAGTGTCACTTGGAGGGGGGGacatggggctgtggggacaccccCTGCTCTCCTCACCAGGAAAGAGGGTTGGGGatgcccccagcccaccctgtcCTAAATTGGcctttttgggggttttggggtgtccaggctctgctgggacgGTCCCCAAGCGCTGGCCTTGTCCCCTTGTCCTGGTGCTGGGGGGGggatcctgtccctgtccctgtccctgtccctgtccctgtccctgtccctgtcccattgctgtccctgtccctgtcccattgctgtccctgtccctgtcccatgtccctcccacggtctgtgtgtctgtcccaaGGCCTGTTTGTCCGTCCTCATGCCCCCATatctgtcccagtgtccctgagTCTGTCCTTGTGTTTGtttgtctgtccctgtgtcccagggtccatccgtgtgtctgtcctcctgtcccagctctctcccTGTATCcagtcctgtgtccctgtgtctgtccccgTGTCTCTCTCTAGTCTGTCCCCTCATCTTGGCTCTGTCCGCAcgtctgtccctgcagcctggaaTCCATCCTTGTGTCTGTTtgtctgtccccgtgtcccaggGTCCGTCCATGCGTgcgtccctgtgtccctcctcgtgtccctgtgtctgtctgtccctgtgtctgtcccagtgtccctgtgtctgtcccactctcctgactctgtccgtgtgtccctccTCATGTCCCTCTGTCTCTCCTCATGTCCCCgtgtctgtccccgtgtccctgtgcctgtccccgtgtctgtccccgtgtccctgtgtctgtccctgtgtctgtccccgtgtccgtccCGGTGTCCCAAgccccgtccccgtgtcccgTTGTCCATCCCCGCGTCCCGCGCGCGGGGCCCGGGGCGAGGCGTGGCCTCctcggggcggggccggggcggggccggggcggggccggggcggggccgctcGGAGCCGCCGGAGCCGCCGGAGCCGCCGCGCCCGCGATGGAGCCCAACAGCCCCCGCAAGATCCAGTTCACGGTCCCGCTGCTGGAGCCGCACCTGGACCCGGAGGCGGCCGAGCAGGTGcggggacaccgcggggacaccggggggacaccgggggaacaccggggggacacgggggggccgcggggccgcgcgGAGCAGCGAGccgggggggctccggggggctccggggggctccggggggctCCGGGCGGCTCCGGGGATCACGGCCCGGCCGAGGGTGGCACCGCCAGGCCGGGGGTGACGCGGGGACAGCGGCGACACGAGGGAGCGGCCCCCGGTGCCGGGGCCACCCGCCGCTGTCCCCGCGGGGCCGTGGGGCGGCGGGGGGACGGTGCCAGGGCCATGTGCCCGCTCTGCGCGACGccaccgggacccccgggagccCCGGGACCCTCCGGGACCCCCCAGGCCCTTCTCCGGTCAGGGCCGGTCCCAGCACGGCCCCGCGCTCGGGGTGACCCCGCGGGGACACGGCcggggacccccagcccctcctgccaccTCCCCGGGGGTCAGCGGGGACCCCTCGGCCCCACATCGCTCACGGCGGCTTGAAGGGGGTGAGGAGAAGAGGGGGGGTCCCTGCCGTGCCCCCCCAGccgggggtcctgggggtggGGGGCCAGGAGCCCCCCGGTGCCAATGGAGAGGGGGCGATGTCACCGAATGTGCCCATGTGGGGGCACCACGCGGCTCGGGGGCAGCAGCGTGGGGTCCCCAGGATGGACGGGGAGAGTTCGGGGGTCCCCaggatggaggagcagagctgggggtccccaggatggAGGGGGagagtttggggggtccccaggatggAGGGGGagagtttggggggtccccaggagggaaagggagagcGGGGAGGGGGCACGAGCCCCCCAGCACCCATCAaggggcacccccagccccgtccccgtcccctcgggcactgcccagccccgggcaccccctgccctgccctgcctcagtttcccctcccGGGGGTCTCACCCGGCGCCTCTCAGGGGTGGGTGGGGGTGACCCCGGCCCCGTGCGGTGGCAGCAGGTGACACCAACgatgtcccctccctgctcgTCTTTCTGGGGTGCCCCTCGCAGTGAGGGGGGCTCGCCGTGCCACCCTCTCCGTGTGGCACCgcggtgtccccgtgtcctgCGGGGTTGTCCCCAAATCCGCCCAGCCCCACCCTCCCCAAGGACCTTgtgccccccgtgtccccccacaGCCGGCAGCCCCTGACCCCCAGCCCAGCCGAGCCCCCCCTGTTTCCCTCTTGTTCTCCCCCCTGTTTCCCCCTCTTCGCCCCCTGTTTGCCCCCCTGTTTGCCCCCCTCTTCGCCCCCTGTTTGCCCCCGTTTCCCCCCTGTTCCCCTCTTGTTTTCCCCCCTGCTTCCCCCCCGTTTTCCCCCCTGTTTGCCCCCATATTTGCCCCCTATTTTCCCCCGTTTGCGCCCTATTTGCCCCTAGTTCCCCCCCTGTTtgccccccatttcccccctgtTTGCCCCCCTATTTGTCCCCTATTTTCCCCCTTATTTGCCCCCTATTTGCCCCCCTATTTTCCCCCTGTTTCTCCCCTATTTTCCCCCTTATTTGCCCcctgttttctcctctgtttccCCCCTTTTTGCCCCCTATTTGCCCCCCTGAgtgccaggcccagcccaggcctttgtcctgcccctctgcccgTGTCCCCAAGTCCCCCCGAGGCCTCGGGGACCATCCCGGGTGGGTTTTGCCCGGCCGATTCaagccgggccgggccgggcccctcCCGGTACCACCCTGTGCCCGCTCCCGGTGCCCGCtcccggtgcccggtgccctCTCCCGGTATCGGCCCCGTCCCGGCCGCCCCCGGATCCGCCGCGCTCCTTAATCGATGCTGGAGATTGATCTAAAAATAGCGGCGGGAGGGAgcggggatggagggatgggggatggaggaggaggaggaggaggaggaggagggagggaaggaaggagcgTGGGGGGGGTAGGACCAGCGCATCCCCGCCCCGGGATCCCCCCGGAATGAGGGCGGGGGGCTCAGCCGGGGGTCCCGGCCCCACCCGGGTCACCTTGAGCAGGTGCCAccgctgccccctccccatccccgcCCCGGGGGTCGCACGGGGGGGGCTCGGCCTCGCCCCGCACCCTCGGGAGGCTCCGGAGGGGCTGCGGCgtcccggggggggggggtcgcGGATTCTCGGGGTCCCTCCCGGAGCTGCGGGGGCTTggggggggaccccaaacccgCCCAGCCCCGTCGCGGGGGGCTGAGGGGACCCCGATCCCGAattggggggctcgggggggtcGGCGGCGATTCCCGGTTCCCGTTAATCCCGGTTCACATCCAGCCGCGTTTCCATGGCAACGGGGCCGGCACGGGAGGATGCGCtggggccgggggggggggggcaggggccgggaggggcggggggggctCCCGGCCGCTCGCCCGCCTCATTAGCATCTCATCAGCATCTCATTAGGCAGCCCGCCTCATTAGGGAATCCTCGCTGGGAAAGCCGCGTGTGGGAGGCGCTCAGTTACTGGGTCAGCGGGGAAAGGGGGCGCGGGGTCGGcctgtccccattgtcaccgCCGCCGTCCCCATTGTCACCGCCGCCGTCCCCACTGTCACCGCTGccgtccccattgtccccattgtccccacggccccgctgtccccaccGCGGCCACCAAAGGGCAGCGGCCGTGCGGCCGGAGCGGCTCCGGGTGACCTTGGGCAAGGGCAGGGCCGCACAGGAAGGGCAGGGCCCGCCCGGTGTCCCCGTGTCTGTCCCCGTGTCTGTCCCCGTGTCTGTCCCCACGTCTGTCCCCACGTCTGTCCCCACGTCTGTCCCCACGCGTTTCCCGCCGCCGGGTATAATTAGCTCCGTGATGGAAAAGCCAcgtgtgtgtccgtgtgtccgtccagctcctgtccccacgGGGCCGCCACCGCCCTGGGCACGGTGACACGGTGGGCACAgggccaccactgccctggggacagtgacacggTGGGCACAGGGCCAGTGGGGCACGTCTGGGGGTCCCAGTTCTATCTCTGGGGGTCCCAGTTCCAGTCTGGTGGTCCCAGTTCCCTGTTCAGGGGTCCCAGTTCCTATCTGGGGGTCCCAGTTCCCTGTTCAGGGGTCCCAGTTTCATGTCTCATGGTCCCAGTTCCTATCTGGGGGTCCCAGTTCCAGTCTGGGGGTCCCAGTTCCAGTCTGGGGGTCCCAGTTCTATCTCTGCGGGTCCCAGTTCCTATCTGGGGGTCCCAGTTCTATCTCTGGGGGTCCCAGTTCCCTGTTCAGGGGTCCCAGTTCCAGTCTGGGGGTCCCAGTTTCATGTCTGATGGTCCCAGTTCCAGTCTGGGGGTCCCAGTTCCTATCTGGGGGTCCCACTTTTCTCTTGTGTCCCCCCAGATCCGGAGGCGCCGCCCGACCCCGGCCAACCTTGTCCTGAGCAGTGACCAATCGTCCCCAGGTGGGTCCCAGCGGTGTCCCCGCGTCCCCCCCGGCCCCAGcccacccagggaccccccaaactgCTCAGGGACCCCCTTAATGAcactcagggaccccaaataTGCTCAGGACACCCCCCAGCGTGCTCAGGGACCCCCTAATGGCactcagggacccccaaaatgacTCAGGGACCCCTTCACCTTCTgagggacccccccaaaaatgctcAGTGACCCCCACATGATGCTCAGCCCCCCCCCGTAAATTCCAGGACCCCCCTCCCTGATATCAGGACCCCCACTCATGGGGGGTGGGGCCCCCAATCCGTGTGACAATggtgggggtgggggtggtggcactgtccccatgACACCCCCGGGGCACAGAGACCCCCAGAGGGGCCGGGTGGACATTGGGGGGTGCAGGACggcccccccccctcccccagtGACCTCAGGGGGTTCAGGATGGACCCCCCACCCCTCATTGACCTCGGGGGGTTCGGGATGAGCCCCCCCACCCCTCATTGACCTCGGGGGGTGCAGGATGAGCCCCCCCACCCTCATTGACTTCGGGGGGTGCAGGATGAGCCCCCCCACCCTCATTGACCTCGGGGGGTGCAGGATGAGCCCCCCCACACCCAGTGACCTCGGGGGGTGCAGGATGAGCCCCCCCACCCCTCATTGACCTCGGGGGGTGCAGGATGAGCCCCCCCACCCCTCATTGACCTCGGGGGGTTCGGGATGAGCCCCCCCACACCCAGTGACCTCGGGGGGTTCGGGATGGGCCCCCCCACCCCTCATTGACCTCGGGGGGTGCAGGATGAGCCCCCCCACCCCTCATTGACCTCCTGCCCCCCCCAGAGATCGACGAGGACCGGCTGCCCAACCCCCTGCTGAAGGTAGGTGGCGCTGCccaggggggctgtggggacccccaggggacccccccccaaagTGGGGagagcccccctgagcctcccccgtgtcccccacgCCAGTCCGGCCTGGCCATGTCCCCCCGGCAGAGGAAGAAGGTGTCCCGCAGCACCCCCACCATGAAAGGtacagggggacatgggggacatggggggacacgggggggtcACAGAGACATGAGAGGGACATGAGTGGGACATGAGGGGACATGagagggacatggggggacatgaGGGGGGGACGCAAGGGGACATGGGAGGACATGAGGGGACACGGGAGGACATAAGGAGACacgaggggacacagggggacacaaGTGGACatgaggggacatggggagacATGAGTGGACATGGGGTGACACGGGGGTGACAGGAGAGGGACttgaggggacacggggggacacgggtGGGGACAcgaggggggcacggggggggaCACGAGTGGACATGGGGAGACACGGAGGAACACGAGagggccttgaggggacacggggggaccaCAGAGGGGTGACAGCCCCCCCAGCACCGTGGTTTATGGGTGGCTGGGTGTCCCCACCCCACACTGGCCTCAGTCCCCGCCACCACGAGGCCCCCACGAGGCCACCACGAGGCCACGCGGGCGGTGTCGCCGGGAGGGTGGGGACGGTCACCAGggccccccccgcgcccccccagCGCCGCTCCCTGCCCGGCAGAGCTGCAGATGATGGTGGAGCATCACCTGTGCAAGCAGGCGCAGGGCGGCGACGACGACGACGAGGTGGCGGCCACCGCCCGCTGTCACCGCGGCGGGGACACCGAGCCAGAGCACCGgcacagccccggcccggccccgcccggccaCCGTGagtggggggcactggggggggcactggggggcactgagTGGCGCTGAGGTCACCCCTGTGCTGTGgcacccacagggacccccGGAGATGGGACCCCCCAAGCGGGGACCCCTCGGGCCGGGACCCCCCAGGCCGGGACCCCCCAAGCGGGGACCCCTCGGGCCGGGACCCCCGGGGCCGTGCGGCGCAGCCGGGCTGAGGACGGGACCCATATagagcctggggacagcgcGGGCAGCGGCCACTAGGTacggcctggggacactggggacacactgggggcaccgggggcattggggacaatggggacactgtgggtgctaagggcactggggacactgggggtgctggagacagtggggacattgggggcattgggggcacTAGAGGCattgggggggctgggggcactggggacattggggacactgggacactggggggcactggggacattgggggtgctgcagacagtggggacattgggggcactggggacaccgagggacattgggggcattgagggcattgggggcattggggacattggggacactgagggacattgggggcattggggacattggggggcattggggacactgagggcactgggggcattggggggcattggggggcactggggacactgagggacattgggggcattgggggcattggggacactgcgggcattgggggcattggggggcattggggggcattggggacactgagagcactgggggcattggggacattgggggcactggggacactgagggacattgggggcattgagggcattgggggcattggggacattggggggcattggggagcattggggacactgagagcactgggggcattggggacattggggcactggggacacctgggaacactaggggacattggggacactgggctgggacattggagggcacagggacatggtACTGTGGCACtagggtggcactgggacacagaACTGGGACATTGGAGGGCACAGGGATATGGTGTTGGGACAcgagggtggcactgggacaccagACTGGGGCAGTGTGACACAAGgctgggacactggggtggcactgggacacctggggggcactgggatatggcacagggacactgggatgtCACTGAGACAtcactggggtggcactgggttgTCACTGGGATGTcactggggcagtgccagggtcaAGGTGGCCCTGCTGGCGCAGTGACAggggtgtcccctcccctgtccccagcgctgtccctgtcccttgtccccaggtgTGGCCGCCGGACGCCAGcgcagattttttttattccgTTTTCTAAGATTTTGGGGCCGCCCAGAattcttttgggatttttttatttattttatttaattttattttactctgaCGGGCAGGTCCCCTCCCCCTGGGGACCTCGGGGCAGATGACACCTGCCACACAGCCCCCCCAACCCGCACTGCCACCCTTGGGTGACACCGGGGA
The Ammospiza caudacuta isolate bAmmCau1 chromosome 31, bAmmCau1.pri, whole genome shotgun sequence DNA segment above includes these coding regions:
- the PPP1R1A gene encoding protein phosphatase 1 regulatory subunit 1A; protein product: MEPNSPRKIQFTVPLLEPHLDPEAAEQIRRRRPTPANLVLSSDQSSPEIDEDRLPNPLLKSGLAMSPRQRKKVSRSTPTMKELQMMVEHHLCKQAQGGDDDDEVAATARCHRGGDTEPEHRHSPGPAPPGHRTPGDGTPQAGTPRAGTPQAGTPQAGTPRAGTPGAVRRSRAEDGTHIEPGDSAGSGH